The Candidatus Poribacteria bacterium genome includes a region encoding these proteins:
- a CDS encoding Ldh family oxidoreductase — translation MNRHEQEAIVNAAELQSVCSQLYQEVGVAQSDADTVSEMQVLMDLRGVHSHATRAVPGYVRGIINGNINPTPELQRLEDNPASVLLDGNRGLGHLVGVRAMNIAIEKARSASIGLAVVRNSNHFGAASSHAMRAMARDMIGFATTNGLGVNVAVHGARSTSIGNNAFSYAIPAGEEPPIVLDMACGAAAAGRIGTARLYQEKIPLGWGLDADGNETEDPSKVAAILPAAGPKGSALAIVMDVLCGPLSGGLMGINKHYQPGDAPPEKRTSAHFFLAINIANFTSIVEFKAEIDRQIQMTRQATPRSGFTRVTLPGEIEWELTQERLANGIPLHKEPLHEIEKLADELGVEIPWSRQ, via the coding sequence ATGAATCGACACGAACAAGAAGCAATTGTTAACGCAGCAGAATTACAAAGTGTGTGTAGCCAGCTTTACCAAGAGGTGGGTGTTGCGCAATCAGATGCAGATACCGTCTCGGAAATGCAGGTACTGATGGATTTACGGGGTGTTCATTCGCATGCGACACGTGCCGTGCCCGGTTATGTCCGAGGCATCATTAACGGCAATATAAATCCGACACCGGAGCTCCAGCGGCTTGAAGACAACCCAGCATCTGTCCTATTGGATGGCAACCGAGGATTGGGACATCTTGTCGGTGTTCGTGCAATGAACATTGCCATTGAAAAGGCAAGGTCGGCTTCAATTGGATTGGCTGTCGTTCGGAACAGTAATCACTTCGGGGCTGCCTCCAGCCATGCGATGCGAGCCATGGCACGCGATATGATCGGTTTTGCAACGACCAATGGACTCGGTGTGAATGTCGCTGTCCACGGTGCCAGAAGCACTTCGATTGGAAACAATGCCTTCTCGTATGCCATCCCTGCGGGTGAAGAACCACCCATCGTGTTGGATATGGCGTGCGGTGCTGCTGCCGCTGGACGGATTGGGACTGCAAGATTATATCAGGAAAAAATTCCGTTGGGATGGGGACTGGACGCAGATGGCAATGAAACCGAGGACCCATCGAAAGTGGCGGCGATTTTACCTGCTGCAGGTCCCAAAGGTTCCGCCCTCGCAATCGTGATGGATGTTTTATGCGGTCCTTTGAGTGGTGGACTGATGGGCATCAATAAGCACTATCAGCCCGGGGATGCACCACCAGAGAAACGCACGTCGGCACATTTTTTCCTCGCTATCAACATTGCCAATTTCACCTCTATTGTGGAATTCAAGGCTGAAATCGACCGACAGATTCAGATGACTCGTCAAGCCACACCACGTAGTGGATTTACGCGCGTCACCCTGCCCGGCGAGATTGAATGGGAGTTGACGCAGGAACGTCTCGCAAACGGGATTCCGCTTCACAAGGAACCGTTGCATGAGATTGAGAAACTTGCCGATGAGTTAGGCGTTGAAATCCCATGGAGCCGACAGTGA
- a CDS encoding formylglycine-generating enzyme family protein — MNVLRQNPLLNSRGWVTQSILLYALFAFLPYALAEPDLCFIPAGTFTMGSDDNLPNEVPVHKIYLDAYYIGKTEVTNAEYYPFWVESGGTDSEHTPISYGGEFGTWPRIAEMKPNHPVIGVSWDSAVAYAAWRGMRLPTEAEWEKAARGVKARRWPWGNTFTQRIKNVTIHANVWKQSGAQLQSVGTYPTGVSPYGAYDMAGNVWEWVADWYSETFYRRSPDRNPKGPAVGSRRVVKGGSWLNPETLARCSTRIGQHPAIGTSFIGFRLARDANPSHEK, encoded by the coding sequence ATGAACGTCTTACGTCAAAATCCACTTCTCAATAGTAGGGGCTGGGTTACCCAGTCCATACTACTTTATGCTCTTTTCGCTTTCCTCCCTTACGCGTTGGCTGAACCCGACCTATGTTTTATCCCCGCCGGCACCTTTACTATGGGAAGTGATGACAATCTCCCGAATGAAGTACCCGTACATAAAATATATCTGGATGCTTATTATATCGGAAAGACGGAGGTAACCAACGCTGAGTACTATCCATTTTGGGTTGAGAGTGGTGGTACCGATAGTGAACATACACCCATCAGTTATGGTGGTGAATTCGGCACCTGGCCCCGCATTGCTGAGATGAAGCCGAATCACCCTGTCATCGGTGTGTCATGGGACTCTGCTGTCGCTTATGCGGCATGGCGCGGTATGCGACTGCCCACCGAAGCGGAATGGGAAAAGGCGGCACGCGGCGTGAAAGCAAGGCGATGGCCCTGGGGGAATACCTTTACACAACGCATCAAAAACGTAACCATCCACGCGAATGTTTGGAAGCAATCGGGGGCGCAGTTGCAATCCGTCGGCACGTATCCTACAGGGGTAAGTCCTTATGGTGCATATGACATGGCAGGCAATGTCTGGGAGTGGGTGGCTGACTGGTATTCAGAAACCTTTTACCGCCGCAGTCCTGATCGAAACCCGAAGGGCCCAGCAGTTGGAAGTCGACGGGTCGTGAAAGGCGGTTCGTGGCTGAATCCAGAAACGCTCGCAAGGTGTTCCACGCGAATCGGTCAACACCCAGCGATCGGCACGAGTTTCATCGGATTCCGACTCGCCAGAGATGCAAATCCCTCACATGAAAAGTAA
- a CDS encoding tetratricopeptide repeat protein, translating to MKLFKYTLTFLIFLHALLTIGAPRYHPEAARLYDIGLRALTHGKQEKAQTALEEAVALDASLADAHCVLGLIYKGAEEIHAAAEAFRQATIADENYIEAYYELGDVLLIHLGDIAQATQVLQKAVAIDADHARARTLLGIAYFRDNLTDAAINELQHAIKLDPTSLMARYTLGTVFLQQEAWQSAIDTFKKLIEIDPFHVKAHFSLGTAYRRTGKIEVAQESLQRFEVLSIEAEQLTHLKRFVQRNPNNSDAWYRLGRIQLKRQLWHEATQSLERSVTLAPQETRGYEALGYVHFQRQDYPKAKTMYEKVIAHKPNVATYHNSLGGVCLMLEAYTEAIAQYEMAIQLEPDEPRFYLNLSKAYELAGAHTESKKVYKEYERLTSKSTSQ from the coding sequence TTGGATTACGCGCACTCACTCACGGAAAGCAGGAAAAAGCACAAACCGCTTTAGAGGAAGCCGTCGCGCTGGATGCGTCTTTAGCAGATGCACACTGCGTTTTGGGATTGATTTATAAAGGGGCAGAGGAGATCCATGCCGCGGCTGAAGCGTTTCGACAGGCAACAATCGCAGATGAAAACTATATTGAGGCGTATTATGAACTTGGTGATGTGCTGCTAATTCATTTAGGGGACATCGCGCAGGCTACGCAAGTCTTACAAAAAGCCGTAGCGATAGACGCTGATCATGCACGCGCGCGAACCCTATTAGGTATCGCCTATTTCCGTGATAATCTAACCGATGCTGCCATCAATGAACTTCAGCACGCTATTAAACTTGATCCGACTTCACTGATGGCACGCTACACGCTCGGTACTGTTTTTCTTCAACAGGAAGCATGGCAATCCGCCATTGATACTTTCAAAAAACTGATTGAAATTGATCCTTTCCATGTGAAGGCACATTTTAGTTTGGGTACTGCGTATCGCCGAACTGGAAAAATAGAAGTAGCACAGGAGAGTTTACAACGTTTTGAGGTGCTGTCTATCGAGGCGGAGCAGTTGACACATCTCAAACGGTTCGTGCAGCGGAACCCCAACAATTCCGACGCGTGGTACCGACTGGGGAGGATCCAACTGAAGCGGCAGCTGTGGCACGAGGCAACGCAATCTTTGGAACGTTCCGTCACCCTCGCACCACAAGAGACGCGTGGCTATGAAGCACTCGGTTATGTTCACTTTCAGCGACAGGACTATCCAAAAGCGAAAACGATGTATGAGAAGGTAATTGCGCATAAACCGAACGTTGCTACCTACCACAACAGTCTCGGTGGGGTTTGTCTGATGTTAGAGGCGTATACTGAAGCGATTGCACAATATGAAATGGCTATCCAGTTAGAACCTGATGAACCGCGTTTCTATTTGAACCTCTCTAAAGCCTATGAACTTGCTGGCGCACATACGGAATCCAAGAAAGTCTATAAGGAATATGAACGTCTTACGTCAAAATCCACTTCTCAATAG
- a CDS encoding DUF1552 domain-containing protein, whose amino-acid sequence MNTSKQLSRRTFLRGLGVSIALPWLEVMGPVTSWAAAPTSATQAAPNRMAFLYVPNGKIMEDWTPKQVGTDYELTEILKPLENIKDKTLVLSGLTADKARANGDGGGDHARAMAAFLTGAQPRKTDGADIHAGISVDQAAASHIGKQTRLPSLELGIDPGYRSGNCDSGYSCVYSATLSWRSATQPLPKEVNPKLAFERLFSTLPDAQRAQRDQQRKSILDFVMQDSEDLIRQVSGNDVRKLDEYFSAIRDIELRINAAEKFPPMESPDYTAPEEIPKDFQEHVRLMTDLIVLAFQTDVTRVVTFTLANEGSNKSYPAVNVTDGHHYLSHHQGDEEKIEKIRKIDIFHTQQLAYFLDKLDATVEGDGSLLDHSMILYGSGNADGNRHSHHDLPILLAGSGCGTIKSGRHIRYPKETPLNNLWLSMLNRMDINLAKLGDSTGSLTDLS is encoded by the coding sequence ATGAACACTTCAAAGCAACTTTCACGTCGAACATTTTTGCGTGGTTTAGGTGTTAGTATCGCCCTACCGTGGTTAGAAGTGATGGGACCTGTTACATCGTGGGCAGCTGCGCCCACAAGTGCAACGCAGGCAGCTCCGAATCGGATGGCATTCCTCTATGTGCCTAACGGAAAGATTATGGAGGATTGGACACCGAAACAGGTAGGAACTGACTATGAGCTCACAGAAATCCTGAAGCCGCTTGAGAACATAAAGGACAAGACGCTGGTACTCAGCGGTCTAACGGCTGATAAGGCACGCGCCAACGGCGATGGCGGCGGTGATCACGCCCGTGCTATGGCAGCCTTCCTTACAGGCGCGCAACCCCGTAAAACCGACGGTGCGGATATCCATGCTGGGATTTCTGTTGACCAAGCAGCAGCATCGCATATCGGTAAGCAAACGCGTCTCCCATCGCTGGAACTCGGAATCGATCCGGGTTACAGATCAGGAAATTGCGACTCCGGTTATAGCTGCGTCTACTCAGCAACATTGTCGTGGCGATCCGCGACGCAGCCGCTCCCTAAAGAGGTTAATCCAAAACTTGCTTTTGAACGACTGTTTTCCACTCTGCCAGATGCCCAACGGGCACAGCGCGACCAACAACGAAAAAGTATCCTCGATTTTGTCATGCAGGACTCAGAAGACCTGATCCGTCAGGTCAGTGGAAACGATGTCCGCAAGCTTGATGAATACTTCTCCGCCATTCGGGACATTGAATTGCGAATTAACGCAGCCGAAAAGTTTCCGCCGATGGAAAGCCCCGATTATACCGCACCAGAGGAGATACCCAAAGATTTTCAAGAACATGTCCGCCTCATGACAGACCTGATTGTACTCGCCTTCCAGACAGATGTGACCCGTGTCGTGACTTTTACCTTAGCAAATGAAGGGAGTAACAAGTCGTATCCGGCTGTTAACGTCACTGATGGGCATCACTATTTGTCGCATCACCAGGGTGATGAAGAGAAAATAGAAAAAATCCGTAAAATCGATATTTTCCACACGCAGCAGTTGGCATATTTCTTGGACAAACTGGACGCAACCGTCGAGGGAGATGGTTCACTGCTGGATCACTCAATGATTTTGTATGGCAGTGGAAACGCTGACGGCAACCGACACAGCCATCACGACCTCCCGATTCTACTTGCTGGTTCTGGCTGTGGCACGATCAAAAGTGGTCGTCATATTCGCTATCCAAAAGAGACCCCTCTCAATAACCTTTGGCTGTCAATGCTCAACCGTATGGATATCAATTTGGCAAAATTAGGCGATAGCACAGGCAGTCTGACAGATCTCTCCTAA
- a CDS encoding transcriptional regulator — translation MRKYRTWHEILMEQLSDTDDAIDYLQVTLEEYQMDGDTSFFLSEIRTVVEAQGGVSKLAEKINIEPQVLSDMLTSKVGLQLDTFSTILRTFGCRLSIEPIAAVSPDPEVKDKDHPIAQQGATRERLSVTTDS, via the coding sequence ATGAGAAAATACAGAACATGGCACGAAATACTAATGGAACAACTTTCTGACACGGATGACGCAATTGACTATCTTCAAGTGACATTGGAAGAGTACCAAATGGACGGCGATACCTCATTTTTTCTCAGTGAGATCCGTACCGTTGTAGAAGCACAAGGGGGAGTCTCCAAACTTGCCGAAAAAATCAATATTGAGCCACAGGTACTATCAGACATGCTCACCAGTAAAGTCGGACTACAGCTCGATACGTTCAGCACCATTCTCCGGACATTTGGGTGTCGACTGTCAATTGAACCCATAGCAGCTGTGAGCCCAGATCCTGAAGTTAAGGATAAGGATCATCCAATTGCGCAGCAGGGGGCTACGCGCGAGCGTCTTTCAGTCACCACTGACTCATAA
- a CDS encoding FG-GAP-like repeat-containing protein, translating to MKSKNVRYLIVLFVCALPLLSSAAIEFVDVTEEAGISFRHINGAEGAYHLPETLGAGGAFFDADNDGNLDLYLVNSGYWEESPPTDEALSALYRNKGDGTFTNITTTAGVGNRGNYGQGAACADYDNDGDVDLYVTNFGTNVLYRNNGDGTFTDVTASANVSDPAWSSSACFLDYNRDGHLDLFVVNYLVYSLDVPYLPCGEEDGTQTYCHPSLFEGAPDTLYRNNGDGTFTDVSEESGVGGVGGLFHGKGLGVVSADFNNDGAPDLYVANDDTRNDFFYNNGDGTFSEISLLAGCAYSFNGVAQAGMGVTAGDYNGDGLQDIFVTNLSYETNALYRNNGDGTFTDVIYEARLGKESYLFVGFGTGFLDADNDGWLDLFVANGHIIDNIEDTHDILTYRQPDQIFRNHGNGTFQEVSSHAGAYFQSPAVSRGALFGDYDNDGDVDMLVTQSNGPVTLLRNETKAQHNWIRIKTVGVISNREGIGTRVAITAGGHTQIREINPGASYLSSHDARLHFGLETNTKVDRLEIRWQSGVVQAFENLPANQEHVIAEFSDTPAGTLFKAAWTGDVTGIRGMNTDVNLKDALGRTALGIAAEKGHAEVVTFLVKNGAKVNITDANGNTPLIFIIHKTGNLGITKKLLEKGAAVNAQNRTGETALMYAAWRGHSRIVQLLLAYRADVTLKNRQGDTALTLAESKNHLEIVQMLQAAIELRKR from the coding sequence ATGAAAAGTAAAAACGTCCGCTACCTGATAGTTCTCTTTGTATGTGCTTTACCGTTGCTGTCATCTGCAGCGATTGAATTCGTTGATGTAACTGAGGAGGCGGGTATCAGTTTCAGACATATCAATGGAGCTGAAGGTGCATACCATCTGCCCGAAACTCTTGGTGCCGGTGGCGCGTTTTTTGATGCCGATAACGACGGTAATCTTGACCTCTATCTCGTTAACAGTGGTTATTGGGAAGAATCACCTCCAACGGATGAGGCATTAAGCGCGCTTTATCGTAACAAGGGTGATGGAACTTTCACGAACATCACGACAACAGCAGGTGTTGGCAACCGCGGGAATTATGGGCAAGGTGCAGCGTGCGCGGATTACGATAACGATGGCGATGTAGATCTTTACGTAACCAACTTTGGAACCAATGTCCTCTATCGCAACAATGGTGACGGCACATTCACTGATGTCACAGCCTCCGCAAACGTCAGTGATCCAGCGTGGAGCAGCAGTGCCTGCTTTCTCGATTACAACCGAGACGGGCACCTTGATCTGTTCGTTGTTAATTATCTTGTGTATTCATTAGATGTTCCCTACCTACCGTGTGGAGAAGAAGATGGGACGCAAACCTATTGCCATCCCTCCCTATTTGAAGGTGCACCGGACACACTTTATCGCAATAACGGGGACGGGACGTTTACCGATGTCAGCGAAGAATCTGGTGTTGGCGGTGTTGGTGGGTTGTTTCATGGAAAAGGGTTAGGTGTTGTCTCTGCAGACTTCAATAACGACGGCGCGCCCGATCTTTACGTTGCCAATGACGATACCCGAAACGATTTCTTTTATAATAACGGCGATGGCACGTTCAGTGAAATCTCACTTCTTGCTGGGTGTGCTTACAGTTTCAACGGCGTGGCGCAAGCCGGTATGGGCGTTACCGCTGGTGATTACAACGGGGATGGGTTACAGGATATTTTTGTCACGAACCTCTCTTATGAAACCAACGCACTTTATCGTAACAATGGCGATGGCACGTTTACGGATGTCATTTATGAAGCACGCCTCGGTAAAGAGAGTTATCTGTTCGTCGGATTTGGTACAGGTTTCCTTGATGCCGATAACGATGGGTGGCTTGATCTCTTCGTCGCTAATGGACATATTATTGATAACATTGAAGACACGCACGATATTCTAACATATCGCCAGCCGGATCAGATATTCCGTAATCACGGAAATGGCACGTTTCAGGAGGTTTCGTCGCATGCGGGTGCTTATTTTCAAAGTCCAGCGGTAAGCCGCGGTGCACTCTTTGGGGATTATGACAACGATGGTGATGTTGACATGCTTGTCACGCAGTCTAACGGTCCCGTAACCTTACTGCGGAATGAGACCAAAGCACAACACAACTGGATACGGATTAAGACCGTCGGTGTTATCAGTAACCGAGAGGGAATCGGGACGCGTGTGGCTATAACGGCAGGCGGACACACACAGATCCGGGAGATCAACCCAGGCGCGAGTTACCTCTCCAGTCATGACGCGCGACTCCATTTTGGATTGGAAACAAACACGAAGGTTGATAGGCTTGAAATACGGTGGCAGAGTGGTGTTGTACAAGCCTTTGAGAATCTTCCGGCAAATCAGGAACACGTTATTGCTGAATTTTCGGACACGCCTGCGGGCACACTCTTCAAAGCCGCGTGGACAGGCGATGTTACAGGTATCCGTGGTATGAACACAGATGTAAATCTAAAAGATGCGTTGGGTAGAACCGCTTTGGGTATTGCAGCGGAAAAGGGACATGCTGAGGTCGTGACGTTTCTGGTTAAAAACGGGGCTAAAGTGAACATAACAGATGCCAACGGCAATACTCCTTTAATTTTCATTATCCACAAAACGGGAAACTTGGGGATAACCAAAAAGTTGCTTGAGAAAGGTGCAGCGGTCAATGCCCAAAACCGGACGGGTGAAACCGCGTTGATGTATGCAGCGTGGCGCGGGCACTCGCGAATTGTTCAACTTCTGCTTGCGTACCGCGCCGATGTCACGTTGAAAAATAGGCAGGGAGATACAGCGTTGACGCTGGCGGAATCAAAGAATCATCTGGAAATTGTGCAGATGCTTCAAGCAGCAATAGAATTGAGGAAACGATAG
- a CDS encoding SMP-30/gluconolactonase/LRE family protein — protein MNTSKQLSRRTFLRSLGASAVLPLFNPLTALADIPSKEGPITRYPDPAVEVIDPRFAKYKIGNAVVERLWTGARWSEGPVWFGDGGFLLWSDIPNNRILKWQEATGKVSVYRKPSNHTNGHTRDRQGRLISCEHGTRRVTRTEYDGTITVLIDSFERKRFNAPNDVVVHPDGHIWFTDPGYGIMFNYEGHKAPFELPTSVYRLNPDTGKATVVTDELEKPNGICFSPDYDKLYIADTGTPKNIVVFDVVDGERLSNKRIFHDMAPGAADGLRCDTDGNVWTGTGWVGEGYDGVHIFDPDGTLIGKIHLPEICSNICFGGVKRNRLFMTGSQSLYSVYVEAQGAPYF, from the coding sequence ATGAACACATCAAAACAACTTTCACGTCGAACTTTTTTACGTAGTCTGGGTGCCAGTGCCGTTTTACCTTTATTCAATCCCTTGACTGCTTTAGCAGATATTCCGTCAAAAGAGGGACCGATTACCCGCTATCCCGATCCAGCGGTTGAAGTTATCGACCCGCGTTTTGCGAAATACAAAATCGGGAACGCCGTCGTGGAACGACTGTGGACAGGCGCGCGTTGGTCAGAGGGACCCGTCTGGTTCGGTGATGGTGGATTCCTCCTCTGGAGTGATATTCCGAACAACCGTATTCTGAAATGGCAGGAAGCCACTGGTAAGGTGAGCGTCTACCGCAAACCCTCTAACCATACCAACGGTCATACGCGCGATCGGCAAGGTAGGCTTATCAGCTGCGAACACGGCACACGACGTGTTACACGAACCGAATACGACGGAACAATTACCGTCTTGATTGATAGCTTTGAACGGAAACGGTTCAATGCCCCAAACGATGTGGTCGTCCATCCGGATGGACATATCTGGTTCACTGATCCGGGATACGGTATCATGTTCAATTATGAAGGGCATAAAGCACCGTTTGAATTACCTACATCCGTTTATCGTCTCAATCCAGACACCGGTAAGGCAACCGTTGTGACCGATGAACTCGAAAAACCTAATGGCATCTGCTTTTCACCTGATTATGATAAACTTTACATTGCTGATACAGGTACACCGAAAAATATCGTTGTTTTCGATGTCGTAGACGGTGAGCGGCTTAGCAATAAGCGGATCTTCCACGATATGGCACCCGGTGCCGCTGACGGTCTTCGGTGCGATACTGATGGTAATGTCTGGACGGGGACAGGCTGGGTTGGTGAAGGCTACGATGGCGTACATATCTTTGATCCGGATGGAACACTTATTGGGAAGATTCATCTGCCAGAAATCTGTTCCAACATCTGCTTCGGTGGTGTGAAACGCAACAGACTCTTTATGACAGGGAGCCAATCTCTCTACTCAGTTTATGTGGAAGCGCAAGGGGCACCGTACTTTTAA
- a CDS encoding DUF1592 domain-containing protein has translation MILPNYTSQRICLILVLVFVAFTANPGKETISGFSQEAIPFLKQHCFSCHAGDQPAAELALDSFTDDLSLIENRDVWERVLDMLTTGQMPPSDSDQPSMEASESFVQYIESVFEHADRTAKPDPGRVTVRRLNRVEYKNTVRDLLGADFDPTENFPADDVGHGFDNIGDVLTMSPLLMERYLEAAEAITTRVISAEPPPPLKRYQRGSRLHPHHDDVPDERFRILDPTATETWKSGPFTTGATYFNMFPDEEVIYKSTLYAETESETPVEVALFVQGEELEEVSSPDELARLVGIDPTLDNKIKILKTFEITARDSKKTQTIEVLVTGIPHIQHAGIAMVKPADGVPNAKLQIRTLWAEGPLDTRPDTQLEILACTPDIPQIEQTREVLTRLLRRGYRRPPTETEVEQLVQFVESIQTDGAKWEAAIQQAIKVILCSPKFLFRLELDDRPQSPDPYPIDEFQLASRLSYFLWSSMPDDELFELAEKNQLTDNLEAQVKRMLADPKATELARDFGSQWLQIQRLATVTPDRERFPTFGRRLRAAMLKETEFFLESIFREDQSILNLLDADYTFLNQELANHYGITDTQGNWMGQKKTVLGGEAIKGREFRRVALQGASRGGILTHASVLTVTSNPTRTSPVKRGRWVLEQLLGSPPPPPPPDVPELEEDHETITGTTLRERLEQHREDPACANCHAKMDPIGFALENYNAIGAYRTKDGELEIDATAELPDGTTFHGIADLKQILKDKKQHFARCLTEKMLTYALGRGLEYYDRPTVEHIVAQLEPKGYRSTVLITEIVKSDPFRLRRGTKDEL, from the coding sequence ATGATTTTACCCAATTACACCTCACAACGCATTTGCCTGATTTTGGTGTTAGTGTTTGTTGCCTTCACCGCCAACCCGGGTAAAGAGACAATCTCTGGCTTCTCGCAAGAGGCGATTCCATTTTTAAAACAGCACTGCTTCAGCTGCCATGCTGGCGATCAGCCCGCTGCTGAACTTGCGCTCGATTCATTTACAGACGACCTTTCGTTGATTGAGAATCGTGATGTTTGGGAACGCGTCTTAGACATGCTAACGACAGGTCAAATGCCACCATCAGATAGCGATCAACCCTCGATGGAAGCGTCGGAGTCGTTTGTTCAATACATTGAAAGTGTCTTTGAGCACGCGGATCGCACGGCTAAACCGGATCCAGGTCGAGTAACGGTTCGCAGGCTCAATAGAGTCGAATACAAAAATACTGTCCGAGACCTGCTCGGTGCTGATTTCGATCCGACCGAAAATTTTCCGGCGGATGATGTCGGACACGGATTCGATAACATCGGCGATGTACTGACGATGTCGCCGCTCCTGATGGAACGCTACCTTGAAGCGGCAGAAGCCATCACTACTCGTGTAATTTCAGCAGAGCCACCACCGCCATTAAAACGCTATCAGAGAGGCAGCCGCCTCCATCCACACCACGATGATGTTCCTGACGAACGCTTCCGTATACTTGATCCAACCGCCACAGAGACGTGGAAATCAGGCCCCTTTACAACGGGCGCAACATATTTCAATATGTTCCCTGATGAAGAGGTCATCTACAAGTCAACACTTTATGCCGAAACTGAAAGTGAGACACCCGTTGAAGTCGCTCTATTCGTTCAAGGTGAGGAGCTCGAGGAAGTCTCTTCACCAGATGAATTGGCACGTTTAGTAGGCATTGATCCTACATTAGACAACAAGATTAAGATTTTAAAGACTTTTGAGATTACCGCCCGCGACTCAAAAAAGACACAGACGATTGAGGTACTTGTTACCGGAATCCCGCACATTCAACACGCTGGGATTGCGATGGTTAAGCCTGCTGACGGTGTCCCGAACGCTAAACTCCAGATCCGTACACTCTGGGCGGAAGGTCCATTGGATACCCGTCCCGACACCCAACTTGAAATCTTGGCGTGCACACCGGATATCCCGCAAATAGAACAGACGCGTGAAGTGTTGACCCGTCTGCTTCGCCGTGGGTATCGTCGTCCACCGACTGAAACCGAAGTAGAACAACTCGTGCAATTTGTAGAATCAATCCAGACCGACGGTGCGAAATGGGAAGCAGCGATTCAGCAGGCGATCAAAGTCATCCTCTGTTCGCCGAAGTTTCTATTTCGGTTGGAGTTAGATGACCGTCCGCAAAGTCCGGATCCATACCCGATTGATGAGTTCCAACTCGCATCGCGACTCTCCTATTTCTTGTGGAGCAGTATGCCGGATGATGAACTCTTTGAACTCGCAGAGAAAAATCAACTGACTGACAATCTTGAAGCACAAGTTAAACGGATGTTGGCGGACCCAAAAGCGACGGAATTGGCACGCGATTTTGGATCTCAATGGCTACAAATACAACGCCTCGCAACAGTTACCCCTGATCGTGAACGCTTTCCGACCTTCGGTCGTAGGTTGCGAGCCGCGATGTTGAAAGAAACAGAGTTCTTTCTGGAATCAATCTTTCGTGAGGATCAGAGCATCCTCAACCTGCTTGACGCAGATTATACTTTCCTCAACCAAGAATTGGCAAACCATTACGGCATTACGGATACACAAGGAAACTGGATGGGACAGAAAAAAACTGTCCTTGGTGGTGAAGCGATTAAAGGCAGAGAGTTTCGGCGCGTTGCGTTGCAAGGTGCTTCACGCGGTGGTATACTTACCCATGCCAGCGTCTTGACGGTGACCTCTAACCCAACTCGCACCTCACCGGTAAAAAGAGGACGTTGGGTTTTGGAACAGCTTCTCGGTTCACCGCCACCGCCACCGCCACCAGATGTCCCAGAATTGGAAGAAGACCATGAAACTATTACCGGCACTACCTTGCGAGAACGCCTTGAGCAACACCGAGAGGATCCAGCGTGTGCCAACTGCCACGCCAAAATGGACCCAATCGGTTTCGCACTCGAAAATTATAATGCAATCGGGGCATATCGAACCAAAGATGGCGAATTGGAGATTGATGCAACTGCAGAATTACCAGATGGAACAACATTTCACGGTATAGCAGACCTGAAACAAATTCTCAAAGACAAAAAACAACACTTTGCACGCTGCCTAACGGAGAAAATGTTAACTTACGCTTTAGGTAGAGGTTTGGAATACTACGACCGACCAACCGTTGAACATATCGTTGCGCAACTTGAACCCAAAGGATACAGAAGCACCGTACTAATTACGGAAATCGTCAAGAGTGATCCATTCCGCTTGCGACGTGGCACAAAGGACGAATTATGA